The genomic interval CTGTTTGTCTTATATCATCATCGCTTAAGATATGCACACGCCGCCATAAAATAGATCTGGACGAAAATTGCCTTCTTGAACATTATTTGCAATATGATCATTGCTTGCCGATATTAGTCTGAAGTCGACAGAAATATCCTTGCTACCACCAACTCTTCTAATTTTCTTATCTTCTAAGACAGTCAACAGTTTTGCTTGTAAAGACCCTTCTAAATTTTCAATTTCTTCTAAGAATATCGTACCTCCATTTGCCCTCTCAAATATACCCGGCTTAGTTTCCATAGCATTAGTAAACGCGCCTTTCTCATGTCCAAACAATTCGCTTTCTACCAAATTTGAAGGAAGGGTTGCACAATCTAATTTG from candidate division KSB1 bacterium carries:
- a CDS encoding sigma-54 factor interaction domain-containing protein: MAKFLFGKSRAMNKIKESLQAISESDLPILIEGETGTGKSLFAKQIHRLSGRASGEFVKLDCATLPSNLVESELFGHEKGAFTNAMETKPGIFERANGGTIFLEEIENLEGSLQAKLLTVLEDKKIRRVGGSKDISVDFRLISASNDHIANNVQEGNFRPDLFYGGVCIS